From one [Ruminococcus] lactaris ATCC 29176 genomic stretch:
- the queC gene encoding 7-cyano-7-deazaguanine synthase QueC — protein sequence MKALVLSSGGVDSTTALALAVSRYGKDNVIALSVSYGQKHDKEIQAAKAVSAFYGVEQLFLDLSKIFQYSNCSLLQQSTEEIPEESYAKQIEKTEGEKPVSTYVPFRNGLFLSSAASIALSKDCSVILYGAHADDSAGFAYPDCSPVFNDAMNQAIFEGSGHQLKVEAPFVNMTKAEVVKMGLELNAPYELTWSCYEGKDEPCGKCGTCIDRAAAFAANGVSDPAIK from the coding sequence ATGAAAGCATTAGTATTATCAAGTGGTGGCGTGGATTCCACTACGGCACTGGCATTGGCAGTGAGCCGATATGGAAAGGACAATGTAATTGCTCTGTCAGTTTCTTATGGACAGAAGCACGATAAAGAAATTCAGGCGGCAAAGGCTGTTTCTGCATTTTATGGAGTTGAGCAGTTATTCTTGGACCTGAGTAAGATTTTTCAATATAGCAACTGCTCTTTATTGCAGCAGTCTACAGAGGAAATTCCAGAGGAGAGCTATGCCAAGCAGATTGAAAAGACGGAGGGCGAAAAGCCTGTAAGCACCTATGTGCCATTTCGAAATGGACTGTTTCTTTCATCGGCGGCAAGCATTGCACTAAGCAAGGACTGCAGCGTGATTCTTTATGGCGCACATGCAGATGATTCCGCCGGTTTTGCCTACCCAGACTGTTCACCGGTGTTTAATGATGCTATGAATCAGGCGATTTTTGAGGGCTCAGGACATCAGTTAAAGGTGGAGGCGCCATTTGTGAATATGACTAAGGCGGAGGTGGTGAAGATGGGCTTAGAGCTTAACGCACCATACGAGCTTACCTGGTCCTGCTATGAAGGGAAAGATGAGCCTTGCGGCAAATGTGGAACCTGTATCGACAGAGCGGCTGCATTTGCAGCAAATGGGGTAAGTGACCCTGCAATAAAATAG
- the folE gene encoding GTP cyclohydrolase I FolE gives MMIDTKAIEEHIRGILVALGDDPEREGLKDTPKRVAKMYEEVFLGMNYSNHEIAQMFDKTFEDGIEELDTSKVVVMKDIDLFSYCEHHMALMYDMKATVAYIPNGKVIGLSKIARICDMVGRRLQLQERIGQDIADIMAEITGSEDVAVVLEGYHSCVSARGIKKNNTRTMTVELRGSFKDDAALQMYLR, from the coding sequence AGGAGCATATTAGAGGGATTCTTGTTGCGTTGGGCGACGACCCCGAGAGGGAGGGCTTAAAGGATACACCAAAGCGAGTCGCGAAGATGTACGAGGAGGTCTTTCTTGGGATGAATTACTCCAATCACGAAATTGCACAGATGTTTGATAAGACATTTGAGGATGGAATTGAGGAGCTTGATACTTCAAAGGTTGTAGTTATGAAGGACATCGATCTGTTTTCTTACTGCGAGCACCATATGGCACTTATGTATGACATGAAGGCCACAGTTGCGTACATTCCTAATGGGAAGGTTATAGGCTTATCAAAAATTGCAAGAATATGCGATATGGTTGGAAGAAGACTGCAGCTACAGGAAAGAATTGGTCAGGATATTGCGGATATTATGGCAGAGATAACAGGAAGTGAAGATGTTGCCGTAGTGCTTGAAGGGTATCACAGTTGTGTGTCGGCAAGAGGAATTAAGAAAAACAACACGAGAACAATGACTGTAGAGCTAAGAGGAAGTTTTAAAGACGATGCAGCATTACAAATGTATCTAAGATAG